The Coraliomargarita parva region GGATGGGAACAAAGCACACCAGTTTCTATGAAGAAACGATGCATGTCCCCATGATGTTCAGTGGCCCCGGAATAAAGCAAGGGGACCATTGGGCGGAAGGCCTCTGCTCCCTGATCGATTTGCTGCCGACGCTCTGCGAGTATGCGAACCTTCCGGCTCCAGCGGGTCTGCCGGGGACCAGTTTGGTGCCGCAGCTGCGAGGCGAAGCAAGCGATACCAAGCGCGATGCGGTCTTTGCCCAGTGGCACACGGAGTTCGGTTACACGATTGAACCGGGGCGCATGGTGCGCACGGAGTGTTATAAGTATACCCGCTATATCGAAGGCGATGGGGAGGAGTTCTACGATTTGGTCGCGGATCCCGGTGAGACGCGGAATCTGGCCTTCGATCCGGACTACGCCGAGGAACTGGACGCGCATCGCCAGCGTTTGGGGGCCTATTGTCAGTCCGAGGGCGATCCTTTCTTCACGCTCGAATACAAGGTGGACCCGCAATTCCGGGAAGGAGAGCCGGACTATCGAAGCTTTTCCGGGACGATAGCGGCGGATCTTTATGAGCCGAAAGGCTGAATGCATCGTTAGAAGAATCGTATGAAGAAAAAGAAGGTATTTTTACTCGCGGGCCAATCTAATATGGATGGTCGTGGTGATGGGAGTCAGCTCACCGCAGAAGATTTGCAGCGTTTGGAGAGTGCGCAGCGGAAAGTGTTGCTGGCATACAATGGGAACTCGCCGGTTCCGCTGGGAATTACTCCGGCATCGGGATCGGTTCGTAATAAGTTTAAGCTGGATCAGGTCTTTGGTCCCGAATTGTTCTTCGGTATCGAGCTGCATCAAGTTTGGCCGGATGAGGATATCCTTTTGATTAAGCGCTCGCTCGGTGGCACTTCACTCTATGGTTGTTGGAATGCCAACTGGAGCCATGAGAAAGCGTCGCTGATGGGCGAAGAAGGCAAGCCGAGGCTCTATCAGGAGTTTATCGATGATACACACCGGATGCTCTCCGGTCTATCGCCGGATTCCTACGAGATCTGCGGGATGCTGTGGGTGCAGGGAGAACATGATGGAAATGTGAACATGTTTGGTCCGAAGCCTGCAGAAATGTATGGCGAGCATTTGCAGGATTTGATTCGTTCGGTCCGAAAAGAATTGGAGCTTCCGGAATTACCATTCCTCCTTTTGGAGGTGAGCCGGGGGAAAGTAGTGGAAGGCATGCAGGCGACTGCCGCGATCCTGCAGAACGTGACTTTTATTCCTCAGAGTCAAGACCCTCAGGCTGCCAACTATCTGCCTAAATACGGTCCACCCGTCGGGCATTACAACTACACCGGAATGAAACGTATCGGGCAGATGTTCGCCGAGGCTTGCCTGAAGTCTTACGCCTGAAGTTGACTGCGGCGATATTCCAACGGGGTGGTTCCGGTTCGTTGTTTGAATGATTGGCAAAAGGCGGTCGCGCTGCCAAAGCCGGAATTGACGGCGATTTCCTTGACCTGCTGATCCGTGCTGACCAGAAGCTCCTTGGCCGCATGCACCCGGTTTGTCAGGATGACTTCGTGGGGAGTCGTGCCGAGAGCTTCTTTGACTGCGTTGTGGAGATGCGCTAAGGAGCAACCGACTTCATCGGCGATTGCTTTGAGCGGTGTCTTCTCTTTGAAGCGGTTCTCGAGGGCGTGGATAATTTGCTGCGTTTTGAGTGGGTGGTTGGCATACGAAGTATTTCCCCATTTCCGGTTCGCCTGAATGAGTGCCGTGCCGCAGATGAAGTGGATGAGCCCTTCACGATGGATCGCTTCGTCGACATACCAGCGCAGAACTTGGGCAGAGAACTGGAAGGCGGACTCGATGCTCTCCCAGTGTGACAGCTGTGGGGCCGGCCTGCTGCTTGATTTCTTGGGAACATCGAACTGAATGGAGAGGCAGGCATAGGGGTTTTTCCAGTCGCTCCGTGAGATGGTTTCATCGCCTTCAATGTGCCAGAGGAGGTGTCCGGGCAGCATTTCGACAGTGTCATTTTCAATCTTCACCCAGCCACGCCCTTCCAGCATGAGCTCGATCCGTTGCTTCCCTGCCGGCAGGATATCATAGAGCGGTTCTTCATTGGCGGGCATCTTGAATATGCCCGCGCGTTGAATGCTATAGGGGAGGGAGAATGTCATAGATTATTTTGATGTCATTTAGAGGATTTATATATCCTTATGTATCGAATTGCAGATTAATTGGGTCAATATCATTAAAACTGTCTTACCCTTATAGATATTTTGAATATGAAAGTCCATCAATCCCTGAATGACGGCTGGCAGTTTTCCCAGTCCGACCGTAACGAATTTTACCCGGCCGAAGTCCCTGGCTGCGTCCATACTGATTTATTGCAGCACGGCTTGATTCCTGAACCTTTTTGGGGGCGAAACGAGCTGGAACTTCAGTATCTGGAAGATCTGGACTGGACGTATCGGTTGGAGTTTGAGGCGGATCCGGCTTTGTTCGGTGAGGACTTTCTCGAACTGGTGGCCGAAGGCTTGGATACCGTGGCAACGGTGACTCTGAACGGAGTGGTCCTCGGTCAAGAGGAGAACATGTATATTGAGCATCGCTATGCGGTAAAGGAGCACCTCCGGGAGGGCTCCAATCAATTGGAGATCACATTCCAGAGCCCGAATACTTATATCGATGCGCATTGGGATGGTGAACCTTTAATGGAAATGTGTCAGCTTAAGCCCGGACGTTCCCGCATTCGTAAGGCTGCGTATTCCTTTGGATGGGACTGGGGGCCGCGTTTTCCCACCAGCGGTATCTGGCGTCCGATTCGTCTGGAAGCCTGGAGCCGGGATCGCTTGGAGTCGGTGCGCATGGTGCAGCAGCATGCTGACGGGCAGGTGAAGCTGACTTTCGAGCCGAGGTTGGTTAATCAAAGTTCGGCGGAGTTGAAGGGCACAGTCAGTTTGGCTGGTGAAGTTGTGGCTGAAGTCATCGGCAATGAAGCCGTGATTGAAAACCCACAGCTCTGGTGGCCTAATGGCTATGGGGAGCAGCCGCTCTACGAGGTGTCCCTTGAATGTGTCGATACCGATGCGGTCGTGCTCGGAACTTGGGAGAAACGGATTGGTCTGCGGACCATTAAGTTGGACATGCACCCGGATGAATGGGGCGAGTGCTTCCAGTTTTTGGTCAACGGGAAGCCGATCTTTGCGAAAGGCGCCAACTGGATCCCAGCGGATGCCTTTCCGAACCGGGTCGAGCGGGAACGTTACGACAACATTCTGACGTCTGCGGTGGAGGCGAACATGAACATGATTCGCATCTGGGGCGGGGGGATCTACGAGTTCGAGGATTTCTACGACCTCTGTGATGAAAAGGGACTCCTCGTTTGGCAGGACTTCATGTTTGCCTGTTCCTTGTTCCGTGGCGACCAGCCCTTCCTTGATAGCGTGCGGGTCGAGGCCAGTCAGGCTGTCAAACGTCTGGCGCACCGTGCCTGTCTGGCGCTGTGGTGCGGTAACAATGAGTGTGAGCAGAAGCATGTCGAACTGATGGAAACCGAAGAGCGCATGCAGTCCTACGAAGCGCTCTTCTATAAGCTGTTGCCGGAGGTGGTCGAAGAACTGGATGGTGTGACGGACTACTGGCCAAGCTCGCCGCACAACCCGGACGGCTATCAGTATGGTAAAGACAATCCGCGGGCAGGGGACACCCACCACTGGGCGGTCTGGCATTCGCGCAAGCCGGTCAAAATTTACGAGGAAGAGGTTTATCGCTTTTATTCGGAGTTCGGTATGCAGTCCTTCAGCTCGCCTGAAGTGGCGGCGACTTTCTGCAATCCGGAAGATATGAATATCTTTGGACCGGTGATGGAGAATCACCAGAAGAACGGTTCCGGTGGCACTTCGGGTAATCTGGTGGTGTTCGATTACATGGCCCGCATGTATCGTTTTCCCAAGGACTATCGTGCGACCGCCTACATTTCCCAGTTGAATCAAGCTTATTGCATGAAGGTGGCGATCGAGCACATGCGGCGTAACCAGCCCCGTTGTATGGGCGCGCTCTACTGGCAGCTGAATGATTGCTGGCCGGTGTCTTCCTGGAGTAGTGTTGAGTTCGGGGGCCGCTGGCGGGCCTTGAACCATGAAGCACGTCGTTTCTATGCACCTGCCATGCTCAGCTTGAAAGTCATCGGCGAGGAAAAGATCGGTCAGAACAATTACTACCACAACAGCATGAGTGGGGTGGAGATCTTTACGGTGTTCGATGGCTTGGAAGAGGTCTCCGGAACCGTCAACTGGTTCCTGGAAACATTGGACGGACAACTTGTGAAGAAGGGTTCGCTCGATGTGACGCTTCGCTACGGGGAATCCATCATGCAGGAGAGCCTCGATTTCACCGAAGAGCTGGCCAGCCATGGGAAGACGAACCTGCTCTTGCGTGCCGAAATGAAGGCGGGCGATTATCCGGTTTCGTATAAGACGGCGTTGTTCTCGACGCCGCGCTTTATCAATCTGGAGCGGGCGCCGATCATCGCCAATGTGACTCCGGTTGAGTCCGGTGTTTACGAGTTGGAGCTTCTGACCAAGAGCTATCACCATATGGTGCAGATTGACCTGCCTGGTATCGAATTCAAATGTTCGGACAACTACTTCGATCTGCATGCCGGGACATCACGAGTGATTACGTTGGAGATTCCTTCCAAGCCGGAAGCATCGGTCGTCGAGTCGAGTTTGACCACTTACTCATTAGTTGATAGCTATTCTTGAGCGTTTCTTTAATCGAATCCAGCGGAGACAATTACCCATGAGCGAGCGACCTAATATTCTTCTCATCTACACCGATCAGCAACGTTGGGATGCCCTCGGGGCGAATGACAATCCCGAGATACATACGCCCAATCTCGATCGTCTGGCGAAGCAGAGTGTGAGCTTTGACAACTGCTTTGTGCAAAACCCCGTCTGTATGCCGAGCCGGATCAGTTTTTTGAGCGGGCAATATCCTTCGACCTTGGGGATCCCGCACATGGCGGTGCCAGTGCCGGAGGATACCGTGACCTTACCGGTGGTTTTGGGGCGTGCCGGATACCACTGCGCTAACATCGGGAAGCTGCATTTTCTTCCGCACTCGAATCGAGAGCATAGTGATCCACACCCGGCCTATGGCTTTGATCACATGCAGATCTCCGACGAGCCTGGTTGCTACGAAGATGCTTATCGCTCCTGGGTGCGCCAAAAGGCACCGGAAGAGCTAGACCACATCAGTCTCGGTTTGCCACCCGCGCGGGCAGATTGGAACCGAGTGATGAACTTGGAGGATTCGGTCAAGCATCCGGAAGATCGCATGCCGATGGAAGCAGTGACCTTCCCCGGTCGCGACGATGTGACGCATTCGGCCTTTGTGGGGGAGAATGTCTGTGAATATTTGGAGAATGCGCCTACGAATCCATTTTTCTGCATCGCAGGGTTCTACTCGCCGCATAGTCCGTGGGTGGTGCCGCAACGCTATCTCGATCTCTACGATCCGGAGCAGTTGAGTGTGGAGACTTATCCGGAAGGATGGAAGTCCGAGCATGACGCGTTTCGGTCCAAGTCGGTCATGCAATCAATCCAGCAGGGCTACTATGCGATGGTTTCTGAGGTGGATGATTACGTTGGTCGAATTCTGAATACTTTAGAAGCCAGTGGAAAGGCGGACAATACGATCATTGTCTTTACATCCGACCACGGAGAGTGGCTGGGCACCCGTTGTCGTTACGGTAAAAGCTATCCGGGGGATGATGCCGTGACCAAGGTGCCGTTGTTGATCCGCTTCCCGGAGGGGATGAAC contains the following coding sequences:
- a CDS encoding AraC family transcriptional regulator, which encodes MTFSLPYSIQRAGIFKMPANEEPLYDILPAGKQRIELMLEGRGWVKIENDTVEMLPGHLLWHIEGDETISRSDWKNPYACLSIQFDVPKKSSSRPAPQLSHWESIESAFQFSAQVLRWYVDEAIHREGLIHFICGTALIQANRKWGNTSYANHPLKTQQIIHALENRFKEKTPLKAIADEVGCSLAHLHNAVKEALGTTPHEVILTNRVHAAKELLVSTDQQVKEIAVNSGFGSATAFCQSFKQRTGTTPLEYRRSQLQA
- a CDS encoding beta-mannosidase; its protein translation is MKVHQSLNDGWQFSQSDRNEFYPAEVPGCVHTDLLQHGLIPEPFWGRNELELQYLEDLDWTYRLEFEADPALFGEDFLELVAEGLDTVATVTLNGVVLGQEENMYIEHRYAVKEHLREGSNQLEITFQSPNTYIDAHWDGEPLMEMCQLKPGRSRIRKAAYSFGWDWGPRFPTSGIWRPIRLEAWSRDRLESVRMVQQHADGQVKLTFEPRLVNQSSAELKGTVSLAGEVVAEVIGNEAVIENPQLWWPNGYGEQPLYEVSLECVDTDAVVLGTWEKRIGLRTIKLDMHPDEWGECFQFLVNGKPIFAKGANWIPADAFPNRVERERYDNILTSAVEANMNMIRIWGGGIYEFEDFYDLCDEKGLLVWQDFMFACSLFRGDQPFLDSVRVEASQAVKRLAHRACLALWCGNNECEQKHVELMETEERMQSYEALFYKLLPEVVEELDGVTDYWPSSPHNPDGYQYGKDNPRAGDTHHWAVWHSRKPVKIYEEEVYRFYSEFGMQSFSSPEVAATFCNPEDMNIFGPVMENHQKNGSGGTSGNLVVFDYMARMYRFPKDYRATAYISQLNQAYCMKVAIEHMRRNQPRCMGALYWQLNDCWPVSSWSSVEFGGRWRALNHEARRFYAPAMLSLKVIGEEKIGQNNYYHNSMSGVEIFTVFDGLEEVSGTVNWFLETLDGQLVKKGSLDVTLRYGESIMQESLDFTEELASHGKTNLLLRAEMKAGDYPVSYKTALFSTPRFINLERAPIIANVTPVESGVYELELLTKSYHHMVQIDLPGIEFKCSDNYFDLHAGTSRVITLEIPSKPEASVVESSLTTYSLVDSYS
- a CDS encoding sialate O-acetylesterase, giving the protein MKKKKVFLLAGQSNMDGRGDGSQLTAEDLQRLESAQRKVLLAYNGNSPVPLGITPASGSVRNKFKLDQVFGPELFFGIELHQVWPDEDILLIKRSLGGTSLYGCWNANWSHEKASLMGEEGKPRLYQEFIDDTHRMLSGLSPDSYEICGMLWVQGEHDGNVNMFGPKPAEMYGEHLQDLIRSVRKELELPELPFLLLEVSRGKVVEGMQATAAILQNVTFIPQSQDPQAANYLPKYGPPVGHYNYTGMKRIGQMFAEACLKSYA
- a CDS encoding sulfatase family protein, with the translated sequence MSERPNILLIYTDQQRWDALGANDNPEIHTPNLDRLAKQSVSFDNCFVQNPVCMPSRISFLSGQYPSTLGIPHMAVPVPEDTVTLPVVLGRAGYHCANIGKLHFLPHSNREHSDPHPAYGFDHMQISDEPGCYEDAYRSWVRQKAPEELDHISLGLPPARADWNRVMNLEDSVKHPEDRMPMEAVTFPGRDDVTHSAFVGENVCEYLENAPTNPFFCIAGFYSPHSPWVVPQRYLDLYDPEQLSVETYPEGWKSEHDAFRSKSVMQSIQQGYYAMVSEVDDYVGRILNTLEASGKADNTIIVFTSDHGEWLGTRCRYGKSYPGDDAVTKVPLLIRFPEGMNIEPGRRTELVEALDVLPTLLESAGVPIPTTAQGRSLLGLIRNESEGRTSALTEGAGWKSLRTKQYRFLVHDDGREMLYDMEQDPGCYYDISAKVDCSVIAGLRAELLTRVIRQEQPIPRTWPY